From a region of the Bdellovibrio bacteriovorus genome:
- a CDS encoding LysE family transporter, whose translation MILGLILLGFLSAFALGPASFNIIRSLVRDRTWPWRSIAGFLCGDVMYIVLALVLLKSPVLHEEWLKAVLTILTVLCLVFYSVKVLFSKNTLNSSSFNEDFLMRPSFKKSFLLTMANFHLVFIYAGLFANIANEKGLTLWMGALAYLVAFFVSFILLLFTIQQFKNQLQGFLRKIEVVAACGFLTFSAYLSLGIL comes from the coding sequence ATGATTCTTGGGTTGATTCTTCTTGGATTTCTTTCCGCTTTTGCTTTGGGGCCTGCGAGCTTCAATATTATTCGCAGTCTGGTGCGGGATCGCACTTGGCCTTGGAGATCCATTGCCGGCTTTCTTTGCGGGGATGTTATGTATATCGTGCTGGCCTTGGTGCTCTTAAAGAGTCCTGTACTTCACGAGGAATGGCTGAAGGCGGTTTTAACAATACTGACTGTTTTATGCTTGGTGTTTTACTCAGTAAAAGTCCTTTTCAGTAAAAACACTCTCAATAGCTCTTCTTTTAACGAAGACTTCTTGATGCGCCCTTCATTTAAAAAGAGCTTTCTTCTGACGATGGCAAACTTTCATCTGGTATTTATTTATGCGGGCCTCTTTGCCAACATCGCCAATGAAAAAGGCCTGACACTTTGGATGGGTGCGCTGGCTTACCTAGTAGCCTTCTTCGTCAGTTTCATTTTACTTCTGTTTACGATCCAACAATTCAAAAATCAGCTTCAGGGTTTTCTTCGCAAAATTGAAGTTGTAGCGGCCTGTGGGTTTTTAACCTTTTCGGCTTATCTTTCATTGGGAATTTTATGA
- a CDS encoding GH3 family domain-containing protein, whose protein sequence is MFAVDSVVHGLGQKYLKTYSQYMSVSQADLLEKQEKNFKQLKRSLNGTRIYKDLRLAHIQSYEEFVTHVPVYVYDDYAPYVDMIAAGHKNILFKDDVEYCGLSSGTSGKDSKRIPYNERMIRMFLKSQKRIASKLSTLEPDINFLKVGRLTFGSDPYLYTQNNIKFGYISGILSTRVPKALAKNTFPSKEVLAISNWDRKIDMLIEEALKEDIQVVSGIPTYIISIFEAILQKTGKKNINEIWPRLKVFVYAATPIKQYTERLNRLVGHELNYYGVYAATEAAIGLPYEKYQNGRQKYFLNPDLLYSFTPVHGDKKSLGLHEIEMGVPYYINVGTPNGLIHYSMKDVISFQQNNEDLVFEFVGRKSTGMNLAAEKVSDDEILDCYLATKNLRNVDLRHFFLSPVMNDGKASYHWTLFVPAHADVNVEQLAHTVDQEMQRLNGDYKDCREVGVLGPAHVSIMSADYLQKYFESNRSRGQFKLKTTFETAEEYLNFMRSHIAGEIQ, encoded by the coding sequence ATGTTTGCGGTGGATTCTGTCGTGCATGGCTTAGGGCAAAAATACTTAAAGACCTATTCTCAGTACATGAGCGTCAGCCAGGCTGATTTGCTGGAAAAGCAAGAAAAGAACTTTAAACAACTCAAACGCTCTTTGAACGGAACACGTATATACAAGGATTTGCGTCTGGCGCACATCCAAAGTTACGAAGAGTTCGTTACTCATGTCCCCGTCTATGTTTACGATGACTACGCGCCCTATGTGGATATGATTGCAGCAGGTCACAAAAACATTCTTTTTAAAGATGACGTCGAATACTGCGGGCTGTCCTCTGGAACCTCGGGTAAAGACAGCAAACGCATTCCTTATAACGAGCGCATGATTCGAATGTTCTTGAAGTCACAAAAGCGCATCGCGAGCAAGTTGAGCACCCTGGAACCCGATATCAATTTTCTTAAAGTCGGTCGTTTAACCTTTGGTTCTGACCCTTATCTTTACACACAGAACAATATCAAATTCGGCTACATCTCTGGAATTCTGAGCACGCGCGTTCCTAAAGCCCTCGCAAAAAACACGTTTCCTTCCAAAGAGGTTCTGGCGATTTCAAACTGGGACCGCAAAATCGACATGCTTATCGAAGAAGCCCTGAAAGAAGACATTCAAGTCGTCAGTGGCATTCCGACTTATATCATCAGTATTTTTGAAGCGATCTTACAAAAAACAGGAAAGAAAAACATCAATGAAATCTGGCCTCGACTGAAGGTTTTTGTTTACGCGGCGACGCCGATTAAGCAGTACACCGAAAGATTAAACCGCCTGGTTGGACATGAATTGAACTATTATGGAGTCTACGCCGCAACCGAAGCGGCCATTGGACTTCCCTACGAAAAATATCAGAACGGACGCCAGAAGTATTTCCTAAATCCAGATCTTCTTTATTCTTTCACCCCCGTTCATGGTGATAAAAAATCCCTGGGTCTTCACGAAATTGAAATGGGTGTTCCTTACTATATCAATGTCGGCACTCCGAATGGCCTTATTCATTACTCAATGAAAGACGTTATTAGTTTTCAACAAAATAACGAGGACCTCGTGTTTGAGTTTGTTGGCAGAAAAAGCACGGGCATGAACTTAGCAGCAGAAAAAGTCAGTGATGATGAAATTTTAGATTGCTACTTGGCGACTAAGAATCTTCGCAACGTGGACCTTCGTCACTTCTTTCTTTCCCCGGTTATGAATGACGGAAAAGCATCTTACCACTGGACACTTTTTGTTCCGGCACACGCTGACGTTAACGTCGAGCAATTAGCCCACACTGTGGATCAAGAAATGCAGCGCCTAAACGGAGACTACAAGGATTGTCGTGAGGTGGGCGTCTTGGGACCCGCCCATGTCTCTATAATGAGTGCCGATTACCTGCAAAAATATTTTGAAAGCAACCGCAGTCGCGGTCAGTTTAAATTAAAAACAACTTTTGAAACGGCTGAAGAATACCTGAACTTCATGCGCTCTCATATCGCCGGAGAAATTCAATGA
- a CDS encoding C45 family autoproteolytic acyltransferase/hydolase translates to MKNIFALLFLFPAFSYADCTLVRELNGQKHFTCGAEGAKNKVHVLDLQGGFSETAYYHGLFLRPEIEKGVLAGVQTQVQRAFAELSPKDREQILLIKKCVIDNYRASVSDEFKSGLKNLYRGLKDAGSKVGWNEFEESNYMVEFSIFTDSMQRLLDESPRKGKMKVFASCAPYFVGHALLKPFKKLAQGLRSIKMGCTGISASATSSTDGALVHGRNFDTGLLGFYETNQVIVINRQRNGITSAGLASAGLHYAGGISGINNYGLAVSLHELQTEGTQIRYEKGRSDVAPFLLHSVLMKARSLNEAISLIQTRKGFGAWTFFISDSKTDEAASIELSGNTVVVARRSKDSYLGQSNHFVGAPTSAEGYEYSLNKTLETRARLSHVHRTMKEDFGHIDAQWVINRLSGHTDELVGARSFGRTTTKVYTAATHVMIPERQEWWMSVAETYPTHRSPFIGFRLSSNPHSPVEVLGIKRAWEDPEKQAWYDSMKYYVQAYLTNEADHKTLSGFDRTLGLIQQASDQALSAGVYEFPYHFMWARIKVQRAAQAIMAGKRDEAFIDLSQGLEKLEEISSTIGPTLHSYERFQLDLWKFRAETLKPQTHKNKTQQQRARTEAQNILTGLIQKYPRQSELYDLQWSLQEEAQLYIVLDSEIRLGTVE, encoded by the coding sequence ATGAAAAATATCTTTGCCTTATTATTTCTTTTTCCTGCGTTTTCCTATGCCGACTGCACGCTGGTTCGCGAGCTGAACGGACAAAAACATTTTACCTGTGGAGCTGAAGGCGCGAAAAACAAAGTGCATGTTCTAGATTTGCAGGGCGGGTTTTCGGAAACGGCTTATTATCATGGTCTCTTTCTACGCCCTGAAATTGAAAAAGGCGTTTTAGCGGGCGTGCAAACCCAAGTGCAAAGGGCCTTCGCGGAACTTTCACCTAAAGACCGGGAGCAAATTCTTCTGATCAAAAAATGCGTGATAGATAACTACCGCGCCAGCGTATCTGACGAGTTTAAGAGCGGTCTTAAAAATCTTTATCGCGGATTAAAAGACGCTGGTAGCAAGGTGGGCTGGAATGAATTTGAAGAGAGCAACTATATGGTGGAGTTTTCGATCTTCACCGACTCAATGCAAAGATTGCTTGATGAAAGCCCTCGCAAAGGAAAAATGAAGGTGTTTGCTTCCTGCGCACCTTACTTTGTCGGTCACGCTCTTCTAAAACCTTTTAAGAAGCTCGCACAAGGTCTTCGTTCTATAAAAATGGGGTGCACAGGGATAAGTGCATCGGCGACAAGCTCCACGGATGGAGCCCTCGTTCACGGCCGTAATTTTGATACAGGTCTTTTAGGTTTTTATGAAACAAACCAAGTCATTGTGATCAATCGTCAGCGCAACGGCATCACATCCGCAGGTCTTGCTTCCGCAGGACTGCACTACGCCGGGGGTATCAGTGGAATTAATAACTACGGCCTGGCAGTCAGTCTGCATGAACTTCAGACGGAAGGAACACAGATCCGTTATGAGAAGGGTCGCTCCGATGTAGCCCCTTTCCTTCTTCACTCTGTATTAATGAAAGCAAGAAGCTTGAATGAAGCCATTTCTTTGATTCAAACAAGAAAAGGCTTCGGAGCTTGGACCTTCTTTATTTCGGATTCTAAAACTGATGAAGCCGCCTCCATAGAGCTTAGCGGAAATACCGTAGTTGTCGCCCGTCGTTCCAAAGACAGTTATTTAGGTCAGAGCAACCATTTCGTGGGTGCCCCAACAAGCGCTGAAGGTTATGAATACAGTCTGAATAAAACACTAGAAACTCGCGCCCGTCTTTCTCATGTTCATAGAACAATGAAAGAAGATTTTGGTCACATCGATGCACAATGGGTGATCAATCGCTTAAGTGGTCACACCGACGAACTTGTGGGAGCCCGCAGTTTTGGCCGTACTACTACGAAAGTTTATACGGCTGCGACTCATGTGATGATTCCCGAAAGGCAGGAATGGTGGATGAGTGTCGCGGAAACTTATCCGACCCATCGCTCCCCATTTATTGGATTTCGCTTAAGTTCGAACCCCCATTCTCCCGTGGAAGTGTTAGGTATTAAAAGGGCTTGGGAAGATCCAGAGAAACAAGCCTGGTATGATTCCATGAAATATTATGTTCAAGCCTATCTGACAAATGAAGCTGATCATAAAACTTTGAGTGGCTTTGACAGAACGCTGGGTCTTATCCAGCAAGCTTCAGATCAAGCGTTAAGTGCGGGCGTTTATGAATTCCCTTACCACTTCATGTGGGCGCGGATCAAAGTGCAAAGAGCAGCTCAAGCCATTATGGCAGGCAAACGCGACGAAGCATTCATAGATCTTTCCCAAGGACTAGAAAAGCTAGAAGAAATCTCTTCCACCATTGGCCCGACTCTGCATTCCTACGAGCGATTTCAGTTAGATCTGTGGAAGTTTCGTGCGGAAACTCTGAAGCCCCAGACACATAAAAACAAAACGCAGCAACAACGAGCACGCACCGAAGCACAAAATATTCTGACCGGTTTGATTCAGAAATACCCTCGTCAGAGTGAACTTTATGATTTGCAATGGAGTCTTCAGGAAGAGGCTCAGCTGTACATCGTCCTTGATTCAGAAATTCGTTTAGGGACTGTCGAATAG
- a CDS encoding PilZ domain-containing protein, protein MANSKIWFILSEGQVNGPFDHEEIETRLASAKEPQIWGRGQSEWMNPIRWRQSLKESFQTLPSASAPSEPQGFWKVRIEGKEKSPMKYSELIAYLKTLNDFSAVDICADSTGLWREVYAVPRVVEDLGISRRSHPRVPIVGTLNCEGPKGSFSCRVISISEGGLGINDARDLQIGERFEGSLTSPNLYVTVNATCEVVYVGNDGYAGLRFVGLPDEFKSSIIEYVNKFATV, encoded by the coding sequence GTGGCGAACTCGAAGATTTGGTTTATTCTCTCAGAGGGACAAGTAAACGGGCCTTTTGATCACGAAGAAATAGAAACTCGCCTGGCTTCAGCGAAAGAACCTCAAATCTGGGGTCGAGGCCAAAGCGAATGGATGAACCCGATCCGTTGGCGCCAATCCCTGAAAGAATCCTTTCAGACTTTGCCGTCTGCGTCTGCGCCGTCAGAACCACAAGGCTTTTGGAAAGTTCGCATCGAGGGGAAAGAAAAATCCCCCATGAAATACTCAGAACTCATTGCTTATCTAAAAACATTGAACGACTTTTCAGCCGTGGATATCTGTGCCGACAGCACGGGGCTTTGGCGTGAGGTCTACGCGGTTCCTCGAGTTGTGGAAGACCTGGGAATCAGTCGCCGCTCCCACCCTCGCGTACCGATCGTCGGCACCTTGAATTGCGAAGGCCCCAAAGGAAGCTTCTCTTGCCGGGTTATTTCTATCAGTGAAGGCGGTTTAGGAATCAATGATGCCCGCGATCTCCAAATCGGAGAGCGCTTTGAAGGTTCACTCACTAGCCCCAATCTTTATGTTACAGTTAATGCCACCTGCGAAGTGGTCTACGTTGGAAACGATGGTTATGCGGGTCTTCGCTTTGTGGGGCTACCGGATGAGTTTAAAAGTTCCATCATAGAATACGTGAACAAATTTGCCACCGTTTGA
- a CDS encoding outer membrane lipoprotein-sorting protein — MKKTKLEKSNFPESVKRISISTLLLVFVVTLLSLFVLPKLQTQYSLKQFLPQDNPLLKRDEHTRQLFQLPDSQPFIITAKISHPSETWFEKDKIQSLERLTDLLAHFPGVKNTLSLATVQGAINSDDGLSVGPLLKNLPKEKWATETTNNPLISPTLVSKDGRTASVIVNVKSLNTSEILHLRQNLEVTANAAVPFSKVEIGGTPAVQTDVGVLLQTEIRNFVVLGFLACFLVLGLIFSNWSPLIISFVVILCANIIVLAIMALAGYPFSILSSTIPILTTVDVVSLCIHTLLRYSEERKNQPHASHHELVTYTFKTLLGPNFIASMTTMIGFLALLTVKVPLIRDYGITAAISITTGWVVTTLLLFPMLYFLPGPKARLWAWSKARWGLYLFRRSGVWAFLIILVSSALAIKGQSLSWSARLFDDLPANHQVRLSTERIDKELGGMIPIDIELSGKPDAWNDPKLLARLDQHLAEIRGLKGVGSVVGLPDLVAAANIHHSRLPASRSSTAEVFFLYSLSSNSPLKNFLNTDSSNTRVSVRTQDLPGNELHSLVLNIKQLTEQKFPELKIDITGMGSTIHHLNNELSHELIFGFWQSMAAICLLLIFVFRSVRWALVACIPNLVPPAALLGFLALSETPIKPSVAIIFSIALGLAFNNTVYLLERLRAIQKKYPRSRELEIEKTLWREGNPCLISSMTLLAGFSVFMASYFAMNRIFGFYMLLSMLAGLVGDLILLPTLLKSCPWLLNSVPWKKEKIMATASALFMALFISFSPTPTVAQTGEGTPTVEQIGEQMSQRLRSKDEEFQVAMKIIEADGSSKDREMHIWRLSPTKKEHYLMVRMEKPQDLKGTALLATLKNEEEEKWIYLPSSKQTRRLTGESGQGGILGSELSTEDFDFNREQGAKNVLKKTVEVKGKKYFLIESDVNSTSANYSKIISFVQADEYLPMKSECYDKQGKLLKILDVVGYKKVSPTKWRASKIKIRNVQNKRGTEITLSRVKLDQGLKTSRFTPKALSEN; from the coding sequence ATGAAGAAAACGAAACTGGAAAAATCGAACTTTCCTGAATCCGTCAAAAGAATCTCCATTTCAACTTTACTTTTAGTTTTTGTAGTCACGTTATTAAGTTTATTTGTTCTTCCTAAATTGCAAACTCAGTACAGCTTGAAGCAGTTTCTTCCTCAGGATAATCCGCTATTGAAGAGGGATGAACACACAAGACAGCTTTTTCAACTTCCAGATTCACAACCGTTCATCATTACAGCAAAGATTTCTCATCCTAGCGAGACCTGGTTTGAAAAAGATAAAATTCAAAGCTTAGAAAGACTCACAGATTTACTGGCTCATTTTCCGGGTGTTAAAAACACGTTAAGCTTGGCGACAGTTCAAGGTGCCATCAATAGCGACGATGGTCTGAGCGTAGGACCCTTGCTTAAAAATCTTCCGAAAGAAAAATGGGCGACAGAAACTACTAATAACCCTCTTATTTCACCAACACTTGTCTCTAAAGACGGAAGAACCGCTTCGGTGATCGTCAATGTAAAATCCTTGAATACTTCCGAAATTTTACATCTTCGCCAAAACCTGGAAGTGACGGCGAATGCGGCAGTGCCTTTTTCTAAAGTTGAAATTGGCGGGACACCTGCAGTGCAAACAGATGTCGGTGTCCTGTTACAAACTGAAATTCGCAATTTCGTCGTCTTGGGATTTTTAGCCTGCTTCTTGGTGCTGGGACTTATTTTTTCAAATTGGTCACCGCTGATTATTTCTTTCGTCGTGATTCTTTGTGCGAATATTATCGTATTGGCGATCATGGCTTTGGCGGGATATCCCTTTTCAATTCTTTCTAGCACAATCCCTATTCTGACAACGGTGGATGTGGTCTCACTCTGTATTCATACGCTGCTTCGCTATTCTGAAGAGCGAAAGAATCAGCCCCATGCTTCCCATCATGAACTTGTCACTTATACCTTTAAAACTCTTCTCGGGCCTAACTTCATAGCGTCAATGACGACCATGATAGGATTTCTAGCGCTCTTGACAGTGAAGGTTCCTTTGATCCGTGACTACGGAATTACAGCGGCCATTTCAATCACGACAGGTTGGGTTGTAACGACTTTATTGTTATTTCCGATGCTGTACTTCCTGCCTGGACCTAAAGCTCGTTTGTGGGCGTGGAGCAAGGCGCGTTGGGGGCTTTATCTTTTCCGACGCTCCGGCGTCTGGGCCTTTTTAATCATTCTTGTTTCTTCCGCATTAGCGATCAAAGGCCAGAGTCTTTCTTGGTCTGCGCGCCTTTTTGATGACTTACCTGCAAACCATCAAGTGCGACTTTCTACTGAGCGCATAGATAAAGAGTTGGGTGGAATGATTCCTATTGATATTGAATTAAGTGGAAAGCCGGATGCCTGGAATGATCCAAAACTTTTAGCGCGTCTTGATCAGCATCTTGCGGAAATCCGCGGCCTGAAAGGCGTTGGAAGCGTTGTTGGTCTTCCGGATCTTGTGGCTGCAGCCAATATTCATCATTCGCGCCTACCCGCCAGCCGATCTTCAACAGCAGAAGTTTTCTTTTTGTATTCGCTTTCTTCAAACAGCCCGTTAAAGAATTTCTTAAATACGGATTCATCCAACACTCGGGTGTCAGTAAGAACTCAAGATCTCCCGGGAAATGAGCTTCATTCTTTGGTTTTAAATATTAAACAACTCACGGAACAAAAGTTTCCTGAGCTTAAAATAGACATTACGGGCATGGGGTCAACCATTCATCATCTTAACAATGAACTTTCCCATGAACTGATTTTTGGTTTTTGGCAATCCATGGCCGCCATCTGTCTTCTTTTGATCTTTGTATTCCGCTCTGTGCGTTGGGCTTTGGTGGCTTGCATTCCGAACTTAGTCCCGCCAGCGGCTCTTTTAGGTTTCTTGGCTTTATCGGAAACACCGATCAAACCTAGCGTTGCTATTATCTTTTCTATCGCTCTAGGTCTGGCGTTCAATAACACTGTTTATCTACTCGAACGTTTGCGCGCCATTCAGAAAAAGTATCCACGTTCTCGCGAACTCGAGATTGAAAAGACATTATGGAGAGAGGGAAACCCTTGTTTGATTTCCAGCATGACTTTACTGGCAGGGTTTTCGGTTTTTATGGCTTCTTACTTTGCGATGAACCGTATCTTTGGTTTCTATATGCTTTTGTCAATGCTCGCTGGACTCGTGGGTGATTTGATTCTTCTGCCAACGCTGTTGAAAAGTTGCCCGTGGCTTCTAAATTCAGTACCGTGGAAAAAGGAGAAAATCATGGCTACAGCATCTGCGCTTTTTATGGCTCTGTTCATCTCATTCTCACCGACCCCGACCGTTGCGCAAACAGGTGAAGGGACCCCCACGGTTGAGCAGATTGGCGAACAAATGAGTCAGCGCCTTCGTTCAAAAGACGAAGAATTTCAAGTCGCCATGAAAATCATCGAAGCTGATGGCTCCAGCAAAGATCGCGAAATGCATATCTGGCGATTGAGCCCGACTAAAAAAGAACATTACCTCATGGTGCGCATGGAAAAGCCACAGGACTTAAAGGGCACGGCTTTACTAGCCACATTGAAGAATGAAGAAGAAGAAAAATGGATTTACCTTCCCTCCTCGAAGCAAACTCGCCGCTTAACCGGCGAAAGCGGTCAAGGTGGCATTCTGGGCTCCGAACTCAGTACAGAAGATTTTGACTTCAATCGCGAACAAGGCGCAAAGAATGTCCTTAAAAAAACCGTTGAAGTGAAAGGAAAGAAATATTTCCTTATCGAAAGCGACGTCAATTCAACTTCAGCCAATTATTCTAAAATCATCAGTTTCGTTCAGGCGGACGAATACCTGCCGATGAAATCAGAGTGTTATGATAAGCAAGGAAAGCTTTTGAAAATACTCGACGTTGTCGGCTATAAAAAGGTCTCTCCGACAAAGTGGAGAGCGTCTAAGATCAAAATCCGCAACGTACAAAATAAGCGCGGGACAGAGATCACACTTTCAAGAGTGAAACTGGATCAAGGGTTGAAGACATCTCGCTTCACCCCTAAGGCCCTTTCTGAAAACTAA
- a CDS encoding TetR/AcrR family transcriptional regulator, giving the protein MATQSKEDIYFAVCNAILKMEVAKGHLAWTLSDISRESGVTRSLIYYYFGKEKKTALEEAYKFVISNFWNMERTKTMGIRERLKQVLEDTKKMPFLFVLYYLEKNKEGEIGKMIRDAESMLLQALKKEFPKLSETQILEVYLKELGAITFQLPSEKVSDLFEDYISR; this is encoded by the coding sequence ATGGCAACACAGTCCAAAGAAGATATCTATTTCGCTGTCTGCAATGCAATCCTCAAAATGGAGGTGGCGAAAGGTCATCTTGCCTGGACACTTTCTGATATTTCCCGAGAGTCGGGTGTCACTCGTTCCTTGATCTATTATTACTTCGGAAAAGAAAAGAAAACAGCTTTAGAAGAGGCCTATAAGTTTGTGATTTCCAACTTCTGGAACATGGAACGCACAAAAACCATGGGTATTCGCGAGCGCCTCAAGCAAGTTCTTGAAGATACCAAGAAAATGCCATTTCTGTTCGTACTTTATTATTTAGAGAAGAATAAAGAGGGCGAGATCGGCAAAATGATCCGCGACGCTGAATCCATGCTTTTGCAGGCCCTCAAAAAAGAATTTCCGAAGCTTAGTGAGACCCAGATTCTGGAAGTGTATCTGAAAGAGCTGGGAGCGATCACTTTCCAGCTTCCTTCAGAAAAAGTCTCTGATCTTTTTGAGGATTATATCAGTCGTTAG